The Asticcacaulis excentricus CB 48 genomic sequence CGTTTTCGACCACCCGCTGGTGGCCGCAGTGCACACCGTCAAAGCTGCCGATGGCGGCGCAGGCACCGGTCGGCCACGCTATACCCTGCGCAGGCGTATTGAGCGCCTGCGAGCGCAGGGCCCCGCCGGGTTCGAGCGTCAGAAGAAAAGCCTTGCTCGCCATATGCGCCATGCTCAGACCGGCTTGCGTGGGGCGATGACCTCGGCCACACCCTTAGCGTAGGTTTTTCCGCCGACGCTGGCGACGGTGGTCAGGGTCACGACGCCGGTCTTGGGCTGAATGTCGGTGACGGTGAGGCTGATGGTCACCACGTCGTCGATCTTGACCGCGCGCTTGAAGGTCAGCGATTGCGACACATAAATGCTGCCGCGTCCGGGGAGGCCCCCGGCGATAGTCGCCGAAATCCACGCATTCAGCAAAGCGCCATGGGCAATGCGACCCTTGAACGGCGTGGTCGCTGCATAGGCCTCATCGACGTGTACGGGGTTATGGTCCTCCGACACATCAGCAAAGGCGCGGATGGCCGCATTGGTGGCGGTGAAGGCGCGCTCCAGAGACTGACCCACGCTCAGGTCTTCGAGATACACGGTGACGGCATCGGTCATAAGCAAGGGTTCCCATCGATTTTCGATTGATCTAGGGCGCTTAGCG encodes the following:
- a CDS encoding MaoC family dehydratase, which codes for MTDAVTVYLEDLSVGQSLERAFTATNAAIRAFADVSEDHNPVHVDEAYAATTPFKGRIAHGALLNAWISATIAGGLPGRGSIYVSQSLTFKRAVKIDDVVTISLTVTDIQPKTGVVTLTTVASVGGKTYAKGVAEVIAPRKPV